The proteins below are encoded in one region of Methanosarcina barkeri 3:
- a CDS encoding ABC transporter substrate-binding protein codes for MRNNLTTIPILTIILIVFLIFSVSGCVTKGGTGDQAKTITVTDMAGRSVTLKYPVESLVLMDSTCTAEFSSVYGEGFDSKIIGWDNNLRDNSGDIYEKYVEKYPAMAEIPDVGSLDDNTFNVEKVVALNPDVVIMHDWEFMWDGEATKEALARLDQAGIPVVFLDFYMDPLTNSTKSMQLLGKITGKEQRAQEIVDYYDEKVNSIYSRLEKVQGKKPTVYIECAYKGPDTYGISYGDVAWGAIVKKAGGDNIAEPILLNKSKVLSSEYLVNQSPDIIILTGRNWSTPGSLRMGYTSTLDVTKSTMTPFVNRPGWDTINAVENQNVYGIYHGYCTDIFNFVALEAFAKWFYPEEFKDVDPAETLKEYHRKFMPIDYSGTLVYNYY; via the coding sequence ATGCGCAATAATTTAACAACAATCCCTATACTTACGATCATATTGATCGTTTTTTTGATTTTTTCAGTTTCGGGTTGTGTCACGAAAGGTGGCACAGGAGACCAGGCAAAAACAATTACCGTTACGGACATGGCTGGAAGATCGGTGACATTAAAATATCCTGTTGAGAGCCTTGTACTGATGGACTCGACGTGCACAGCCGAATTTTCATCGGTCTATGGTGAGGGTTTTGATAGCAAGATTATTGGCTGGGATAATAACCTCAGGGATAATTCCGGCGACATATATGAAAAATATGTGGAAAAATATCCGGCAATGGCCGAAATACCTGATGTAGGTTCTCTGGATGATAATACTTTTAATGTTGAAAAAGTAGTCGCGTTGAATCCTGACGTCGTCATCATGCACGACTGGGAGTTCATGTGGGACGGGGAAGCGACAAAGGAGGCACTGGCCAGGCTGGATCAGGCCGGTATTCCCGTAGTATTTTTAGACTTCTACATGGATCCCCTGACGAACTCAACAAAGAGTATGCAGTTGCTTGGAAAGATCACGGGCAAAGAACAGAGAGCACAGGAGATAGTTGATTATTATGATGAGAAGGTCAACAGCATATATTCTCGCCTGGAAAAAGTACAGGGAAAGAAACCTACCGTTTACATCGAATGCGCATATAAAGGCCCGGATACTTACGGTATATCTTACGGGGACGTGGCATGGGGAGCCATTGTAAAGAAAGCGGGTGGAGACAACATCGCAGAGCCGATTTTACTCAACAAAAGTAAGGTTCTTAGCTCGGAATATCTGGTCAACCAGAGTCCGGATATTATCATATTGACCGGTAGGAACTGGTCTACTCCAGGGTCACTCAGGATGGGCTATACTTCTACACTTGATGTAACGAAAAGCACGATGACGCCATTCGTCAACCGTCCGGGGTGGGATACGATAAATGCAGTAGAGAATCAGAATGTATACGGCATATACCACGGCTATTGCACGGACATATTTAACTTCGTTGCACTGGAAGCATTCGCCAAATGGTTCTACCCCGAAGAGTTCAAGGACGTGGACCCTGCTGAGACGCTCAAGGAATATCACAGGAAGTTCATGCCTATAGATTATAGCGGTACGCTGGTGTACAACTATTATTGA
- the nikB gene encoding nickel ABC transporter permease, producing the protein MLKDIGERLFTLIPVLLAVSLITFVLGSMSSGDTARTLAEKKYDRPTYEQIEKIRTEMGFDRPVLVQYVSWLEDALRGNLGFSYSNDKPVVDEIVQYFPKTLQLSLLALLFLIIISFTLGISSAVFSGSWIDKISRVYCFWSVSMPEFWFGLILLYIFGARLGLISVLGGNSMKFPIIPALTMSLCSGGIYVRLIRTNMEEVLNKGYIRAARAKGVSEYKIITKHALKNAMLPVINKLGIGFGSLLAGSAIIESIFSWNGLGNLALESVKLKDYPVVQGYVLFMAVLMVLINLTVDIICGIIDPRLKNV; encoded by the coding sequence ATGCTTAAAGACATAGGTGAACGGCTATTCACACTGATTCCTGTACTGCTGGCTGTTTCATTAATAACTTTCGTCCTTGGCAGTATGTCTTCCGGCGATACGGCACGTACGCTAGCTGAAAAGAAATATGATAGGCCAACGTATGAGCAGATTGAGAAAATACGAACCGAAATGGGATTTGACCGGCCGGTGCTGGTCCAGTACGTAAGCTGGCTTGAAGATGCTCTGAGGGGTAATCTGGGCTTTTCTTATTCAAATGACAAACCGGTAGTTGACGAGATCGTTCAGTATTTTCCTAAAACATTACAGTTATCACTTCTAGCACTATTGTTTTTAATTATAATTTCATTTACTCTCGGAATATCATCGGCTGTGTTTTCCGGCTCTTGGATTGACAAGATTTCCAGAGTATACTGTTTTTGGAGTGTGTCAATGCCCGAGTTCTGGTTTGGACTCATCCTGCTGTATATTTTCGGCGCTCGCCTTGGACTGATATCAGTGCTTGGTGGAAACTCAATGAAATTTCCAATAATACCTGCTCTTACAATGTCTTTATGCAGTGGCGGGATTTATGTCAGACTTATTAGAACAAATATGGAGGAAGTGCTGAACAAAGGATATATCCGTGCAGCCAGAGCAAAAGGCGTTAGTGAATATAAAATTATAACAAAGCATGCTCTAAAAAACGCAATGCTTCCTGTAATCAACAAGCTTGGAATCGGATTTGGTTCTTTGTTAGCCGGATCTGCTATTATCGAATCAATATTTTCATGGAACGGGCTTGGAAATCTGGCGCTTGAATCTGTTAAACTCAAAGACTATCCTGTAGTCCAGGGGTATGTACTGTTTATGGCTGTTTTGATGGTGTTAATTAACCTGACTGTAGATATCATATGCGGTATCATTGATCCGCGTCTTAAAAACGTATAA
- a CDS encoding nickel ABC transporter substrate-binding protein, with the protein MKKKYILAVIASALSLVLLMSGCISSQVSNDTQNGTSGSSATTAIDDSNRSDSVTIMVSGKLNPEDASPIESSTEMCLYEMVYEPLVKYGKDGVIEPGLAEKWEISDNGTQYTFHLRKDVKFSDGTNFNADSVVSSAKHWDPTKFSTPLTNVEKVDDYTVRLTFKENCYSVLTELTYPRPFRIASENSFDTKGKFVKMIGTGEWMVKSYVPEEEVVMVPNPYYYGTKPNIEKITIRKVTDGESRIMALQSGEADLSLADLPSESKSIVESSKNLDVKNAKGTMGFFLMLNQENTVLQDENVRLALNYAIDKDSIVKNIFGGDAVAAKGILPDTVPYVTDENSKGYSYNQEKAKELLAKSGYTDSDGDGIVDKNGVPLSFKLVFQSEEYASWKSMCEYLQAAAKEVGIDIQLEQLDTSAYYDAIWKNRDFDMIIYRTYEDSWNPHGFLRSMFYQAEGSTSVCWYDPQLNTYLDEVIKTQDEATRQAKYNQIFELINDKALVVPLCYPDKQYAYNARLQNVTVAPTTYEGIEWQLITIAK; encoded by the coding sequence ATGAAGAAAAAGTATATCTTGGCAGTTATTGCGTCAGCACTATCACTGGTGCTGTTGATGAGTGGATGCATTTCAAGTCAAGTATCAAACGATACGCAGAACGGAACTTCCGGTTCTTCAGCTACCACAGCCATTGACGATAGCAATCGGTCCGATTCCGTTACAATTATGGTCTCCGGCAAACTGAATCCGGAAGATGCAAGCCCGATAGAATCCAGCACGGAAATGTGCCTTTATGAAATGGTGTACGAGCCGCTGGTCAAGTACGGAAAAGACGGCGTGATTGAGCCTGGACTTGCTGAGAAATGGGAAATCAGCGATAACGGAACGCAATATACTTTCCATTTACGTAAAGATGTCAAATTTTCAGATGGTACCAACTTTAACGCAGACAGCGTGGTAAGCAGTGCAAAACACTGGGACCCAACGAAATTTTCCACGCCGCTTACAAATGTGGAGAAAGTAGATGACTATACAGTCAGGCTGACATTTAAAGAAAACTGCTATTCCGTATTAACCGAACTGACCTACCCACGGCCTTTCCGCATTGCTTCTGAGAATTCATTTGATACTAAAGGCAAGTTTGTAAAAATGATTGGCACAGGTGAGTGGATGGTGAAGAGCTATGTCCCTGAGGAAGAGGTAGTCATGGTGCCTAATCCGTATTACTACGGAACAAAACCGAATATTGAAAAGATAACCATCAGAAAAGTTACTGACGGCGAATCAAGAATTATGGCGCTTCAGAGCGGAGAGGCTGACCTTTCTCTTGCCGATCTGCCTTCCGAAAGCAAGTCAATCGTTGAATCATCAAAAAATCTTGACGTTAAAAATGCTAAAGGTACAATGGGATTTTTCCTTATGCTAAATCAGGAAAATACAGTACTGCAGGATGAAAATGTCCGTCTTGCGTTAAATTATGCAATAGACAAAGACAGCATTGTGAAAAATATATTCGGAGGCGACGCTGTTGCTGCAAAGGGCATTTTACCTGACACGGTACCGTATGTCACTGATGAAAACAGTAAAGGATACTCCTACAATCAGGAAAAAGCAAAAGAACTGCTAGCCAAATCGGGATATACGGATAGTGATGGGGATGGTATAGTTGATAAGAACGGTGTGCCTCTGTCCTTCAAGCTTGTTTTCCAGTCTGAGGAATATGCAAGCTGGAAATCCATGTGTGAGTACCTGCAGGCGGCTGCCAAAGAGGTCGGAATTGATATCCAGCTTGAACAACTGGACACTTCGGCTTACTATGACGCGATCTGGAAAAACCGTGATTTCGACATGATTATTTACCGCACATATGAAGATTCATGGAATCCTCACGGATTTTTGCGCTCCATGTTTTATCAGGCCGAAGGTAGCACGTCCGTGTGCTGGTATGACCCGCAGTTAAATACATATCTTGACGAGGTTATTAAAACGCAGGACGAGGCAACGCGCCAGGCAAAATATAACCAGATATTTGAGCTGATCAATGACAAAGCGCTTGTTGTTCCTCTGTGCTATCCCGATAAACAATATGCGTATAATGCCCGCTT
- a CDS encoding class I SAM-dependent methyltransferase has product MSLNIRIKNYWEGEAQGYSEFIDNELNGFERKAWSDLVLEYAPLKDSLDILDIGTGPGFFPIVLSQGGHNVTGIDLTENMIEFARLNLAREGASAKLMTMDCQDLKFPDNSFDLLVCRNLTWTLDDPARAYQEWHRVLRPGGRILVFDACWYLHLFDENMKIAYEKKEKETLMKYGYPVHRHKDEAEGEALSRKLFMSDKVRPQWDLDIMLKIGFSKVFADTSVGERILNEQQQDINSMHPPFLVGGEK; this is encoded by the coding sequence ATGAGTTTAAACATCCGCATTAAAAATTATTGGGAAGGCGAGGCGCAAGGTTACAGTGAATTTATTGACAATGAACTAAACGGCTTTGAGAGAAAAGCATGGTCCGATCTGGTACTGGAATACGCTCCCTTAAAAGATTCTCTTGACATACTGGATATTGGTACCGGACCGGGATTTTTTCCAATTGTCCTGTCACAGGGCGGACATAATGTTACCGGTATAGACTTAACAGAAAACATGATCGAGTTTGCACGTCTTAACCTTGCACGTGAAGGTGCCAGTGCAAAGTTGATGACTATGGACTGTCAGGACTTGAAATTCCCAGATAATAGTTTTGATCTGTTAGTTTGCCGTAATCTCACGTGGACACTTGACGACCCTGCCAGAGCATATCAAGAATGGCACCGCGTCCTAAGACCCGGTGGGAGGATTCTTGTCTTCGATGCTTGCTGGTATCTGCACCTGTTTGATGAAAATATGAAAATAGCCTATGAGAAAAAGGAAAAAGAGACCCTTATGAAATACGGGTACCCGGTGCACCGTCACAAGGACGAGGCCGAAGGCGAAGCACTTAGCAGGAAGCTTTTTATGAGTGATAAAGTCAGGCCGCAGTGGGATCTGGATATAATGCTTAAAATCGGATTTTCAAAAGTATTTGCGGATACTTCGGTGGGTGAGCGGATACTCAATGAACAGCAGCAGGATATAAACAGTATGCATCCTCCGTTTTTAGTAGGAGGGGAAAAATAG
- a CDS encoding ABC transporter ATP-binding protein, with amino-acid sequence MQYKTNQEVQSENKALEIRGLSLDYIMPDQSIHAVVDLNLVARTGKITALVGESGSGKSTVALAVMGIQDKNAVISNGEIYLAGTDILSMPKKGLRSYISNHAGIIFQDSIDSLNPLLTVGEQLVEAVLIHEKITKKQAFTIALNQLLAVSLPQPEELMKKYPFMLSGGMCQRVMIAIASVFRPALLIADEPTTALDVTVQAQILHQLDSMRKREGTAILLITHDLGVVAEIADDVCVMKDGYIVESGTVDDIFSNPQHTYTRQLVAAAL; translated from the coding sequence ATGCAATACAAAACTAACCAGGAAGTTCAGAGTGAAAACAAGGCACTAGAAATCCGAGGCCTTTCTCTTGACTACATTATGCCGGATCAAAGTATCCATGCTGTGGTAGATTTGAACCTTGTTGCAAGAACAGGAAAAATCACCGCACTTGTTGGGGAAAGCGGTAGTGGAAAATCCACTGTCGCACTCGCAGTAATGGGCATTCAGGATAAAAATGCTGTAATATCAAACGGTGAGATTTACCTGGCAGGGACGGATATACTCTCGATGCCCAAAAAAGGTCTGCGGTCTTATATATCGAACCACGCCGGCATTATTTTTCAGGACTCGATTGATTCGCTGAACCCGTTATTAACTGTTGGAGAACAGTTGGTGGAGGCAGTCCTGATACATGAAAAAATAACAAAAAAACAAGCTTTCACCATTGCACTCAATCAACTTCTGGCTGTCAGCCTTCCACAGCCTGAGGAATTGATGAAAAAATACCCTTTTATGTTGAGTGGAGGAATGTGTCAGCGCGTTATGATTGCCATTGCCAGCGTTTTCCGTCCAGCGCTTCTCATTGCAGATGAACCAACGACTGCTCTTGATGTAACTGTTCAGGCTCAAATCCTGCATCAATTGGATTCTATGCGGAAGAGGGAAGGAACTGCAATTCTGCTTATTACGCATGATTTGGGAGTAGTCGCAGAAATAGCAGACGATGTATGTGTCATGAAGGACGGATATATCGTAGAAAGCGGTACGGTAGACGACATATTTTCGAACCCGCAACATACGTATACACGCCAATTAGTGGCGGCTGCGCTTTAA
- the nikC gene encoding nickel ABC transporter permease subunit NikC, with amino-acid sequence MQVKTQAVKRSNARFCSSNGIINRIFTQKAAVFGLLIVALIILIAIAASVIAPNDPLKVNMSMRLKGPSSLYWLGTDNLGRCIVSRLIWGARMSLIYSMCVLGLMMAIGIPIGLLSGYAGGRIDTFIMRTIDIFLSLPTFLMALAIAGMLEPSVKNMIIAMASVWWAPYARIIRGMAMQTKQQDFMLAAKAAACTHTQIVFRHILRNIAPPIIVMATLEIGSIILAIASFSFIGLGAQPPTPEWGIMLSDSKEFMQTQPQLMVYPGIAIIVTVMAFNLLGEGLKNAIQN; translated from the coding sequence ATGCAGGTCAAAACTCAAGCAGTAAAAAGATCGAATGCACGGTTTTGTTCATCCAATGGCATTATAAATCGTATATTTACGCAAAAAGCAGCGGTTTTCGGTTTATTAATAGTAGCTTTGATTATCCTCATTGCCATAGCTGCGTCTGTAATCGCTCCAAACGACCCGCTTAAGGTAAATATGTCAATGCGTCTAAAGGGCCCAAGTTCGTTATACTGGCTTGGAACCGACAATCTGGGTCGATGCATTGTATCTCGCCTGATTTGGGGAGCTCGGATGTCACTAATATACAGCATGTGCGTGCTGGGCCTTATGATGGCAATTGGCATTCCGATAGGGCTCCTTTCCGGGTATGCAGGCGGTCGCATAGATACATTTATTATGCGGACTATTGACATATTTTTATCACTTCCTACTTTTCTGATGGCATTAGCTATCGCAGGTATGCTGGAACCCAGTGTGAAAAATATGATTATAGCCATGGCCAGCGTGTGGTGGGCACCTTATGCAAGAATAATACGCGGTATGGCAATGCAAACAAAACAGCAGGATTTTATGCTTGCAGCAAAAGCAGCCGCCTGTACTCATACCCAAATTGTTTTTCGTCACATCCTTCGCAATATCGCACCGCCAATTATTGTAATGGCTACACTCGAAATCGGTTCGATTATACTGGCTATCGCGTCGTTTTCTTTTATAGGGCTAGGTGCGCAGCCGCCTACGCCCGAGTGGGGCATTATGCTTAGTGACAGTAAAGAATTTATGCAGACACAGCCGCAGCTTATGGTTTATCCGGGAATTGCAATTATTGTTACAGTCATGGCATTTAATCTTCTGGGAGAAGGACTGAAAAATGCAATACAAAACTAA
- a CDS encoding ABC transporter ATP-binding protein, which translates to MSHEHSTHFDLPVGQVFRKVRVIDRLLTSYHLALWKVKIASIVIQVLGILSAITGAYLVGSVITGVSVIDLWPTIGLLLLFTVTQFGLSNLNTYWSHVIAFRSLAEIRKALYQKLDELAPAYVIKQRSGDLARSALSDVNLLELYIAHTLPEFLQAIVVTPLALIFLGLIHWSLMVALAPFLIAAITVPDWFARRAEAQGKAHRESAGTMSADVIDYIQGMREVVAFGAVKMSMNRLDASQQKYSDTYVAYESRSGMERGAGDALLAGGMVVTVALGGWLSIMGYMDVALYPVAAVLTAMAFSPVMHLLNIARQLSQTAAATDRVFGIMNTQPSVVDRVSAPPEGPIIPEVCFEDVRFRYGPELPEVLKGVNLKVSPGETVALVGPSGAGKSTCTYLLLRLWDPAEGSVRIDGHDLLEFPQEYLRDMIAYVPQDVYLFNMSVKENIHIGRSDATETEIREAARRAFALDFIEALPDKWDTVLGERGTTLSGGQRQRIAIARAFLKNAPILIMDEAVSSLDTESEVNVRKAIKEISAGRTTLIVAHRPSTIRSADRVIMLANGKVEENGTFDELIAANGAFGRLMAAQIITQMDHKTTQMDHTDDHKDDRAESHILR; encoded by the coding sequence ATGAGCCACGAACACAGCACGCACTTCGATCTGCCTGTAGGGCAAGTGTTTCGAAAAGTCAGGGTTATTGACCGGCTGTTGACCAGCTATCATCTGGCCCTCTGGAAAGTGAAAATTGCCAGCATTGTGATTCAGGTGCTTGGTATCCTGTCGGCAATCACAGGAGCTTATCTTGTAGGGTCTGTAATCACCGGAGTCTCCGTTATCGACCTGTGGCCAACAATCGGGCTATTGCTCCTGTTTACTGTTACTCAATTCGGTTTATCCAACCTCAATACTTACTGGTCTCATGTTATCGCATTTCGGTCTCTAGCTGAGATTCGCAAGGCATTATATCAAAAACTGGACGAGCTTGCTCCTGCATACGTGATCAAGCAACGCTCCGGCGACCTTGCCAGGTCTGCCCTCTCTGACGTCAACCTTCTGGAACTATACATTGCTCACACACTGCCCGAGTTTTTACAGGCGATCGTAGTGACGCCTCTGGCATTAATCTTCCTCGGGCTTATCCATTGGAGCCTGATGGTAGCACTTGCCCCGTTTCTGATCGCCGCGATAACGGTTCCCGACTGGTTCGCTCGCCGGGCTGAAGCTCAGGGTAAAGCCCATAGGGAATCAGCAGGGACAATGAGTGCGGATGTTATAGACTACATCCAGGGAATGCGGGAAGTTGTGGCTTTCGGAGCCGTAAAAATGTCGATGAACCGTCTCGATGCCAGTCAGCAAAAGTACTCTGACACTTATGTAGCCTATGAGAGCCGTAGCGGCATGGAACGCGGGGCAGGCGACGCGCTGCTGGCAGGAGGGATGGTCGTCACCGTAGCACTGGGAGGTTGGCTCTCTATCATGGGCTACATGGACGTTGCACTGTACCCTGTGGCAGCAGTTCTTACCGCAATGGCATTCTCGCCAGTTATGCACTTGCTGAACATCGCTAGACAGCTCAGCCAGACTGCGGCAGCAACCGACCGGGTATTTGGCATCATGAACACTCAGCCTTCAGTCGTCGATCGGGTTTCTGCTCCTCCAGAAGGGCCTATCATTCCAGAGGTCTGCTTCGAAGACGTGCGGTTCAGGTATGGCCCAGAATTACCCGAGGTACTGAAAGGTGTGAACCTGAAGGTATCACCGGGTGAGACGGTTGCGCTGGTCGGACCGTCGGGTGCGGGAAAGTCAACCTGTACTTATCTGTTACTCAGGCTATGGGACCCTGCTGAAGGCTCGGTGAGGATCGACGGACATGACCTGCTCGAGTTTCCCCAGGAGTACCTCAGGGATATGATTGCCTATGTACCTCAGGATGTTTACCTGTTCAATATGTCAGTGAAGGAAAATATCCACATTGGTAGAAGCGACGCTACGGAAACCGAAATAAGAGAAGCGGCTCGTCGGGCCTTCGCTCTCGATTTCATAGAGGCTTTGCCTGATAAGTGGGACACTGTACTGGGGGAGCGAGGTACGACGCTTTCCGGTGGCCAGCGCCAGAGAATTGCAATAGCCAGAGCATTTCTGAAAAACGCCCCTATCCTGATCATGGATGAAGCGGTCTCCAGCCTGGATACCGAATCTGAGGTCAATGTCCGAAAAGCGATCAAGGAAATATCGGCAGGACGCACAACGCTGATCGTAGCACATAGGCCTTCAACGATTCGGTCGGCAGACAGAGTGATAATGCTAGCAAATGGGAAAGTCGAGGAAAACGGCACATTCGACGAGCTGATCGCTGCTAATGGCGCTTTCGGCCGACTAATGGCTGCACAGATAATCACACAGATGGATCACAAGACCACACAGATGGACCACACAGACGACCACAAAGATGACCGTGCAGAGAGCCACATCTTAAGATAG
- a CDS encoding ABC transporter ATP-binding protein/permease, whose product MSKKTDVVNEYTRVESKRGLSITTGANRMKLFDRRVLELGRGEYGKLRSVIILGLLISFSYIVQGLLIAIILNGVFAGASLRKSELYFAAVAFLIVLRWAMIRENDRIAAKTASSIAMSLRRRMYRKLYELGPGWVSTQKSGVIQATLVDGAEALQNYYGRFLPQVIVSIVAGVSIVAILLHVDIIIGLVIGAMMIAALIQPIAIYKGVGKGIRIWFVAMPRLFAEYVDNIQGIVTLKSFNASQKQGEILYQRTNDLYDAEISILRDEILWSIPPGLVAAVCSTVAIIIGAIRMDAGAISAEGLLFVLLLVREALRPVTDLGQIIHFSFTGMGAAEGVLDILEAVPLAVASTRTPITSFPPSFAFEGVTFRYRKTDAPAIDNLSFSVGPGEKVALVGRSGSGKTTVTALLMRFFDPQAGFVRLGGEDVRFIPADELHAMYSIVSQDTFLFHGTVRENLLMAKPTASQEELEQASRAAAAHKFITALPQGYDTLIGERGVRLSGGERQRIAIARAFLKDAPILILDEATSSVDVANEALIRETIAGLARDRTTLIISHRLLAARDADRIYVLEKGCLAEAGTHSELVGYKGNYSALVRAEEACI is encoded by the coding sequence ATGTCAAAAAAAACAGATGTCGTCAACGAGTATACCCGAGTTGAGTCAAAGCGTGGGCTCTCGATCACAACAGGGGCGAACAGAATGAAACTGTTCGACCGCAGAGTGCTTGAGCTCGGCCGCGGAGAGTATGGCAAGCTACGGAGCGTTATCATTCTTGGCCTTCTCATTTCATTCAGTTATATAGTTCAGGGGCTGCTTATTGCCATCATACTCAATGGGGTGTTCGCTGGAGCATCGCTCCGTAAGTCCGAACTGTACTTTGCAGCCGTGGCATTCCTCATAGTCCTGCGATGGGCTATGATCCGGGAAAACGATCGTATCGCAGCCAAAACTGCCAGCAGCATCGCCATGTCTCTTCGACGGCGAATGTATCGTAAGTTGTACGAGCTTGGCCCTGGGTGGGTCTCTACCCAGAAAAGTGGCGTTATACAGGCTACGCTTGTCGATGGAGCCGAAGCTCTTCAGAATTACTACGGGCGTTTCCTACCCCAGGTTATTGTGTCTATTGTCGCCGGCGTCTCGATTGTGGCAATACTGCTCCATGTCGACATAATTATCGGATTGGTTATCGGTGCTATGATGATTGCTGCGCTAATCCAGCCGATTGCCATCTACAAGGGAGTAGGAAAGGGAATAAGGATCTGGTTTGTCGCCATGCCTCGCCTGTTCGCTGAGTACGTGGATAATATCCAGGGTATTGTTACGTTGAAGTCTTTCAATGCCAGCCAGAAGCAGGGTGAGATCCTCTACCAGCGGACAAATGACCTGTATGATGCGGAGATCAGTATTCTGCGGGATGAGATCCTGTGGAGCATCCCTCCTGGGCTGGTTGCTGCAGTCTGCAGTACAGTAGCTATCATTATTGGCGCTATCCGCATGGATGCAGGTGCCATATCCGCAGAAGGTCTGCTCTTCGTGCTGCTGCTTGTGAGAGAAGCACTCCGTCCGGTTACTGACCTAGGTCAGATTATACATTTCTCCTTTACCGGAATGGGAGCAGCCGAAGGTGTGCTGGATATACTGGAAGCAGTTCCGCTTGCAGTAGCGTCAACCAGGACTCCTATAACCTCCTTTCCTCCCTCCTTTGCCTTTGAAGGTGTCACTTTCAGATACCGAAAAACTGACGCTCCTGCAATCGACAATCTTTCTTTTTCGGTCGGACCTGGAGAGAAGGTAGCGCTGGTAGGCCGTTCCGGAAGCGGTAAAACGACCGTAACTGCCCTCCTAATGAGATTTTTCGACCCTCAGGCTGGTTTTGTCCGATTAGGTGGCGAAGATGTCCGGTTTATCCCGGCAGATGAATTACATGCTATGTACTCGATTGTGTCCCAGGACACGTTCCTGTTCCACGGCACTGTACGTGAGAATCTGTTGATGGCAAAGCCAACCGCCTCACAGGAGGAACTCGAGCAGGCTTCCCGGGCCGCTGCAGCGCACAAGTTCATAACAGCTCTTCCGCAAGGCTACGATACCCTGATAGGCGAGAGAGGAGTACGGTTATCCGGAGGAGAACGACAGCGCATTGCTATAGCCCGAGCTTTCCTGAAGGATGCTCCCATCCTCATTCTGGATGAGGCAACATCCAGTGTAGACGTTGCTAATGAAGCATTGATTCGCGAAACAATAGCCGGGTTAGCCCGTGACAGGACTACCCTGATCATCTCGCACCGTCTTCTGGCAGCTAGAGATGCCGACCGAATCTATGTGCTGGAAAAAGGCTGTCTGGCTGAAGCGGGTACGCATTCGGAACTGGTCGGCTATAAAGGAAATTACAGTGCTCTGGTCAGGGCTGAGGAGGCATGCATATGA
- a CDS encoding ABC transporter ATP-binding protein, translated as MEVVLAETLNIRKTYEKQNLFTKGREQVSAVNGVSLKIRKGRSVGLIGESGSGKSTLGRMMVGLETPTEGQALFQGQSISNISLRKMRPLRRNIQMIFQNSSSVFDTSYTVGESIAEVIKNSEKVSKKECLEKVETILEQVGLDALYAQRYPKELSGGQRQRANIARALVLHPEFVVCDEPVSSLDYSLRKQILTLLNDLRNKFGLTYLFITHDLNCVPYVCDIMAIMYAGKIVEQIDLKKNSMQNALHPYTNLLFSCIPARVPAERKKCTMESIIDTTVIPDSKYCCRFFPRCPCCTERCTSEEPLLKEVASGHFVACHIV; from the coding sequence ATGGAAGTAGTGTTGGCGGAAACCCTGAACATACGAAAAACCTACGAAAAACAAAACTTGTTTACAAAAGGGAGAGAGCAAGTTTCTGCCGTAAACGGCGTATCTCTTAAAATTCGGAAGGGACGTTCAGTAGGGCTTATAGGGGAGAGCGGAAGCGGAAAAAGCACGCTTGGCAGAATGATGGTCGGACTGGAAACTCCTACAGAAGGACAGGCACTGTTCCAGGGACAGTCAATATCAAATATTTCCCTTAGAAAAATGCGCCCACTGAGACGTAATATCCAGATGATCTTTCAAAATAGCAGCAGTGTTTTCGATACGTCCTATACCGTAGGCGAAAGTATTGCTGAGGTCATTAAAAACAGCGAGAAAGTATCAAAAAAAGAGTGTTTAGAAAAAGTTGAGACAATATTGGAACAGGTCGGTCTGGATGCCTTATACGCTCAACGGTATCCAAAGGAGTTGAGCGGAGGACAACGCCAGCGTGCCAATATTGCACGTGCGCTTGTTCTTCACCCGGAGTTTGTTGTTTGCGACGAGCCCGTTTCCAGCCTTGATTATTCATTGCGCAAACAAATTCTGACTTTACTTAATGATTTACGAAATAAATTCGGTTTAACCTATTTATTCATCACCCACGACCTCAACTGTGTGCCTTATGTCTGCGATATTATGGCCATTATGTATGCGGGTAAGATAGTGGAGCAAATCGATTTAAAGAAGAACTCGATGCAGAACGCACTTCACCCGTACACCAACCTGCTGTTTTCATGTATACCGGCAAGGGTGCCTGCAGAACGGAAAAAATGCACAATGGAGAGCATAATTGATACGACAGTTATACCTGATTCAAAATACTGCTGTCGGTTCTTTCCACGCTGTCCTTGCTGTACGGAACGTTGCACCAGTGAAGAGCCGTTGCTAAAAGAGGTTGCAAGCGGTCATTTTGTAGCATGTCATATCGTATAA